In one Bombyx mori chromosome 22, ASM3026992v2 genomic region, the following are encoded:
- the LOC101736519 gene encoding proton-coupled folate transporter encodes MEKAARIETAIKNDNMSSQKEDSPLRTESKIEIQRMNFMEKIRYVKSNITVEPVLAFFVMPSVLGTLAIQNLNLDKACRVNLDFGDDACTALRLRKRANYTYEEDEVQKLIASVQAWKSVIHMAVPTLLILFIGAWSDKTGKRKICMLMPILGEFVTCLLNIMNTYLFYQVPVEWTVFMEVILTSCSGGWHTMFLGTYSYLGDITSKETRTFRLGILSLCSTVGFPIGMGLSGVLLKILGYYGVFVISASLQLLNFCYVLFFIEDHTWLADTEKVKKTGCGGFLVEFFDFRSFRETLEITFKKGKNNRRLRMCLILIVVCLNFGPMWGELGITYIFTRYQFNWDEVTYSIFNTYSLVTHSLGTLLSIGIISKKWKADDAVLGIISTSSKICGALVLAFARNGFEAYFAPLVEILNGTSTIALRSIASKLVSHQELGKLFSLFGLAETTMPLIFAPLYTKVYVSTLHVLPGAVFLLSVLFTIPALAIFGYFYHQHRKEKKEKRLNLNSFPVTGEECKKSIAEKAKNINIV; translated from the exons atggaAAAGGCAGCGAGAATCGAGACCGCAATAAAAAACGATAATATGAGTTCGCAAAAGGAAGATTCGCCTTTAAGGACTGAATCTAAAATAGAGATACAACGAATGAATTTCATGGAGAAAATTAGATATGTAAAGTCAAACATAACTGTGGAGCCGGTGTTGGCATTCTTTGTGATGCCGAGTGTATTAGGAACACTTGCCATTCAAAATCTAAATTTAGACAAAGCTTGTCGAGTCAACTTAGACTTTGGCGACGATGCATGCACTGCGTTGCGCCTGAGAAAACGAGCGAACTACACCTACGAAGAAGACGAGGTCCAAAAACTAATAGCCTCGGTGCAAGCTTGGAAGAGCGTGATCCACATGGCGGTGCCAACGCTGCTGATTCTGTTTATAGGAGCGTGGAGCGACAAGACCGGAAAGCGGAAAATTTGCATGTTGATGCCGATCCTTGGGGAATTCGTGACGTGCCTTTTGAACATAATGAACACGTACCTCTTCTACCAAGTCCCGGTGGAGTGGACCGTGTTTATGGAAGTCATTTTGACCTCATGCTCGGGCGGATGGCACACGATGTTCCTTGGCACGTACAGTTATTTGGGTGATATAACTTCGAAGGAAACAAGAACTTTTCGTCTAGGGATCTTGAGCTTGTGCAGTACCGTTGGCTTTCCGATCGGCATGGGGCTTAGCGGCGTGCTGCTGAAGATTCTCGGCTACTACGGAGTCTTCGTGATATCTGCGAGCTTGCAGTTACTCAATTTTTGTTACGTATTGTTTTTTATCGAGGACCACACTTGGCTCGCGGATACAGAGAAG GTCAAAAAAACAGGATGTGGCGGTTTCCTGGTGGAATTTTTCGACTTTCGAAGCTTCCGAGAAACATTGGAGATTACTTTCAAGAAGGGGAAAAATAATAGGAGACTAAGAATGTGTTTAATATTGATAGTCGTTTGCTTGAACTTCGGACCAATGTGGG gTGAATTAGGCATAACTTACATCTTTACTCGTTACCAATTCAACTGGGATGAAGTGACTTACAGCATTTTCAACACTTACAGCTTGGTCACCCACTCATTAG GTACGCTGTTAAGTATAGGCATTATCAGCAAGAAATGGAAGGCGGACGATGCTGTTTTGGGGATCATTTCAACTAGCAGCAAGATTTGTGGAGCACTGGTGTTGGCTTTTGCAAGGAATGGTTTTGAAGCATATTTTG CGCCACTTGTGGAGATTTTAAATGGTACCTCAACTATTGCCTTACGGTCAATCGCATCGAAGTTGGTTTCACATCAAGAACTAG GTAAATTGTTCTCACTCTTCGGGCTAGCGGAGACGACGATGCCATTAATATTTGCGCCTTTATACACCAAGGTGTATGTGTCCACCCTTCATGTGTTGCCAGGAGCCGTTTTTCTACTTAGTGTTCTTTTTACGATACCAGCATTAGCTATTTTCGG ATACTTTTACCACCAGCAccggaaagaaaaaaaagagaaaagacTAAACTTGAACAGTTTTCCTGTCACAGGAGAAGAGTGCAAGAAGAGCATAGCTGAGAAGgcaaaaaatatcaatatcgTTTGA
- the LOC101736655 gene encoding uncharacterized protein LOC101736655 has translation MVLFKKTKNNRRICLAIIFMIACLLYGLIEGERAVLYLFVRYRFNWNEMQFSFFQTFNFAATIVGTIFSTVVLSKYLKWHDSLLGIVSTTSKITSSFVYCFAPNVQIFCVAPVVDILSTTSMLVIRSISSKLVESNEIGKLNSIVGLIEVLMPIMFVPMFTRLYTATMDALPGAVFLLGGALTLPVAFVFTWLYSRHRKEVHT, from the exons ATGGTGTTATTTAAAAAGACAAAAAACAATCGTCGCATTTGTTTAGCCATTATATTTATGATCGCTTGCTTGCTGTACGGACTTATTGAAG GTGAAAGAGCTGTTCTATATCTGTTTGTAAGATACAGATTTAACTGGAACGAAATGCAGTTCTCATTTTTTCAGACATTTAACTTTGCTGCCACAATCGTTg GTACAATATTCTCCACTGTAGTTTTAAGCAAGTATTTGAAATGGCACGACTCACTACTCGGCATCGTGTCGACGACAAGTAAAATTACTTCATCGTTCGTGTATTGCTTCGCTCCAAACGTGCAAATCTTTTGTGTGG CACCCGTTGTTGACATACTGAGTACAACATCAATGCTTGTAATAAGATCGATATCCTCAAAACTGGTGGAATCGAACGAAATAG GTAAACTAAATTCAATAGTCGGCCTGATTGAGGTATTGATGCCGATAATGTTCGTGCCAATGTTTACGCGACTGTACACGGCTACTATGGACGCTCTGCCGGGTGCAGTATTCCTGCTTGGAGGGGCACTCACTCTTCCTGTCGCCTTCGTATTCAC GTGGCTGTATTCCCGACATAGGAAAGAAGTACACACCTAA